The following are from one region of the Cyanobium gracile PCC 6307 genome:
- a CDS encoding PilZ domain-containing protein — MGPPPPRSEDRHRLGAWPEKRAFGRHPVERCRPIAIRRLNGEGHPCGRWFLADIVDVAEGGMGLIANEEQTLGMGQWILLDLHSHPDFGVQRLRARLRWISQAHFALTFGVAFASPLRELPVLSVERRSLLRDPNEEEWALEEERMGGGAARTL; from the coding sequence TTGGGGCCACCACCACCGCGCTCCGAGGACAGACACCGGCTTGGGGCCTGGCCTGAGAAGCGCGCCTTCGGACGGCACCCCGTCGAGCGCTGCCGCCCCATCGCCATCCGGCGCCTCAACGGTGAGGGCCATCCCTGTGGGCGCTGGTTCCTCGCCGACATCGTCGATGTGGCCGAGGGCGGGATGGGCCTGATTGCCAACGAGGAACAGACCCTGGGGATGGGGCAGTGGATCCTGCTGGATCTGCATTCCCATCCCGACTTCGGGGTGCAGCGCCTGCGGGCCCGACTTCGGTGGATCTCCCAGGCCCACTTCGCCCTCACCTTCGGTGTGGCCTTTGCCAGTCCCCTCCGGGAGCTGCCCGTCCTCTCGGTGGAGAGGCGCAGCCTCCTAAGGGATCCCAATGAGGAGGAGTGGGCGCTTGAAGAGGAACGGATGGGTGGCGGGGCGGCGCGAACTCTTTAG